A section of the Pygocentrus nattereri isolate fPygNat1 chromosome 18, fPygNat1.pri, whole genome shotgun sequence genome encodes:
- the zpr1 gene encoding zinc finger protein ZPR1, whose amino-acid sequence MSVIDEERVRGGLFKDIDAEDEDAQPTEVESLCMNCYENGKTRLLLTRIPFFREIIISSFTCHHCHWTNTEIQSAGRIQEQGVSYTLRIKSKQDMNREVVKTDSATTRIPELDFEIPAFTQKGSLSTIEGLLDRAVAGLEQDQPIRRATDPDVADKIDQFIQRLKKLKDVEEEFTLIIDDPSGNSFVENPFAPQKDQSLSVTPYKRTKEQNAALGIQESEPEPDEKPGSDLETMRNEVLVFNTNCPECNAPASTNMKLVQIPHFKEVIIMATNCDSCGHRTNEVKSGGATEEMGTRITLHLTDVSDMSRDLLKSETCSVLIPELEFELGMAALGGKFTTLEGLLKDIKELVVMKNPFICGDSSTTDTSEKLELFGKKIDKIMAGEMDVHIVLDDPAGNSYLQNVYAPDPDPEMKIEQYTRTFEQNEDLGLNDMKTDGYGEVQN is encoded by the exons ATGTCTGTGATTGATGAGGAGCGCGTGCGTGGCGGCCTGTTTAAGGATATTGACGCCGAAGATGAAGATGCTCAGCCCACTGAAGTCGAGAGTTTGTGCATGAACTGTTACGAGAAC gGAAAGACTCGTCTTCTGTTAACCAGAATCCCATTCTTCAGGGAAATCATCATCAGTTCCTTTACATGTCATCACTGCCACTGGACCAACACAGAAATACAGTCTGCGGGTCGAATTCAAGAGCAGGGCGTCTCCTATACTCTCAGAATAAAGTCCAAACAG gATATGAACCGTGAGGTAGTGAAGACAGACAGTGCCACTACCAGAATCCCTGAGCTGGACTTTGAAATCCCTGCATTCACACAGAAAGGCT CGCTGTCCACTATTGAGGGACTCCTCGACAGAGCAGTAGCAGGATTAGAACAAGATCAACCAATAAGACGG GCAACTGATCCAGATGTAGCAGACAAAATAGACCAATTTATTCAGAGACTAAAAAAGTTAAAAGATGTGGAGGAAGAATTCACACTG ATAATTGACGATCCTTCAGGGAACAGTTTTGTTGAGAATCCATTTGCGCCACAGAAGGACCAGTCACTCTCAGTGACTCCTTACAAACGGACAAAGGAACAGAATGCTGCCCTCGGAATACAG GAATCTGAGCCAGAGCCGGATGAAAAGCCTGGCAGTGATCTGGAGACAATGAGGAACGAAGTCCTTGTTTTCAACACCAACTGCCCAGAGTGCAATGCTCCGGCCTCAACAAACATGAAACTTGTCC AAATCCCACATTTCAAAGAAGTAATCATCATGGCCACCAACTGTGACAGCTGTGGACATCGAACTAATGAG GTAAAATCTGGGGGCGCCACAGAGGAGATGGGGACCAGAATTACTCTTCACCTCACAGACGTCTCCGACATGTCCCGAGATCTGCTGAAG TCAGAGACGTGTAGCGTGCTGATTCCAGAGCTCGAGTTTGAGTTGGGTATGGCAGCATTGGGAGGGAAGTTCACCACTCTTGAAGGTCTCCTTAAGGATATCAAAGAATTG GTGGTAATGAAAAACCCCTTCATCTGTGGAGACAGCTCCACCACTGACACATCGGAGAAACTGGAGCTCTTTGGAAAAAAGATCGACAAG ATTATGGCAGGAGAAATGGATGTCCACATTGTCCTGGATGATCCAGCGGGAAATAGTTATCTGCAG aacgtGTACGCTCCAGATCCTGACCCTGAGATGAAGATTGAGCAGTACACAAGAACATTTGAGCAGAATGAGGATTTGGGATTGAACGACATGAAAACAGACGGTTATGGCGAAGTGCAGAATTAA
- the LOC108424453 gene encoding histone H2A: MSGRGKTGGKARAKAKSRSSRAGLQFPVGRVHRLLRKGNYAERVGAGAPVYLAAVLEYLTAEILELAGNAARDNKKTRIIPRHLQLAVRNDEELNKLLGGVTIAQGGVLPNIQAVLLPKKTEKPVKSK; this comes from the coding sequence ATGTCTGGAAGGGGGAAAACCGGAGGAAAGGCTCGGGCCAAAGCCAAGTCTCGTTCTTCCAGAGCTGGACTGCAGTTTCCAGTCGGTCGTGTCCACAGACTGTTACGCAAAGGGAACTACGCGGAGCGCGTAGGCGCGGGGGCTCCTGTGTATCTGGCCGCAGTGCTGGAGTATCTGACTGCTGAGATCCTCGAGTTGGCTGGAAACGCAGCGAGAGACAACAAGAAGACCAGGATCATCCCCCGCCACCTGCAACTCGCCGTCCGCAACGACGAGGAGCTCAATAAACTTTTAGGTGGCGTTACCATCGCGCAGGGTGGAGTGCTGCCAAACATCCAGGCTGTTCTCCTGCCCAAGAAAACCGAGAAGCCAGTCAAGAGCAAGTAA
- the LOC108424452 gene encoding histone H2B 3, translating into MPEPAKSAPAPKKGSKKAVTKTQKKGDKKRRKTRKESYAIYVYKVLKQVHPDTGISSKAMGIMNSFVNDIFERIAGEASRLAHYNKRSTITSREIQTAVRLLLPGELAKHAVSEGTKAVTKYTSSK; encoded by the coding sequence ATGCCTGAACCTGCGAAATCTGCCCCTGCCCCTAAAAAGGGCTCAAAAAAGGCAGTGACCAAGACGCAGAAGAAGGGAGATAAGAAAAGGCGCAAGACCAGGAAAGAAAGTTACGCTATTTATGTGTACAAAGTGTTGAAACAAGTCCACCCGGACACTGGCATTTCCTCTAAGGCAATGGGCATTATGAATTCGTTTGTGAATGACATCTTCGAGCGCATTGCTGGCGAAGCCTCTCGCCTTGCCCACTACAACAAGCGCTCGACCATCACATCCCGAGAGATTCAGACGGCCGTGCGCCTGCTTTTGCCGGGAGAGTTGGCGAAGCACGCCGTTTCCGAGGGCACCAAGGCTGTGACGAAGTACACGAGCTCGAAGTGA